A DNA window from Chryseobacterium sp. MEBOG06 contains the following coding sequences:
- a CDS encoding flotillin family protein codes for MNLPLIAGIIIIAVASIGLIFWILSMYKKTVQGIVILRTGYGGTKVFFNAGIVIPIIHRMESMDISVKKLEISREGRAGLICKDNMRADIQVAFFIRVNKSVDDIINVAQTIGCQRASDAQTLRELFEAKFSEALKTVGKKFDFTELYEARSEFRQEILDIIGTDLNGYVLDDCAIDYLEQTSIDKLDKDNILDSEGIKKITELTATQNIKANQVRRDEEKTITKQNVEAREAILELEKQLAEKQESQKREVANIKARENAEILKVEEEERLRYETVRIATEEKLQIAEENKLRQVVIAAKNKERADLVETERVLKDKALEATERERIVSLAQIEKEKAIELEKKSIQDAIRERLTMEKTVVEEQQGIKDLEAFKTADRNKQVEITIATQEAEKKLIEETRAAESRRLAAEKDAQKYVIEAQAKRDAAEKEAEARKIIADAKAKEEATVGLSEAQVMHAKADAAERQGIAEASVIEKKADANKKEGIAQAEVIKEKALAEAAGITEKAEAMKKLNEAGKDHEEFRLQLAKEKDVELAQIAIQKDIAEAQSMVLAEAFKTAKIDIVGGDNTFFDNVIRQVSAGKGLDKFIGHSENAQLVKENLLGNGENIIGKVMGMVDKYKISSEDIKNMSIASLIFKLNGVASQQEKGILEKAMDMARHLGVENKPVNNNHV; via the coding sequence ATGAACTTACCATTAATTGCAGGAATTATAATTATAGCAGTAGCATCAATCGGATTGATTTTCTGGATCTTATCGATGTATAAAAAGACCGTTCAGGGAATTGTTATCTTAAGAACAGGATATGGGGGTACAAAAGTATTCTTTAATGCCGGAATTGTAATTCCCATCATTCACCGTATGGAATCTATGGATATTTCGGTGAAAAAACTGGAAATATCAAGAGAAGGAAGAGCAGGGCTGATCTGTAAAGACAATATGAGGGCTGATATTCAGGTAGCCTTCTTTATCCGTGTCAACAAATCGGTGGACGATATCATCAATGTTGCCCAGACAATCGGATGCCAGAGAGCTTCTGATGCCCAAACTTTAAGAGAACTTTTTGAAGCGAAATTTTCTGAAGCTCTTAAAACGGTAGGAAAGAAATTTGATTTCACAGAACTGTATGAAGCAAGAAGCGAATTTCGCCAGGAAATCCTTGATATCATAGGGACAGACCTGAACGGATATGTGCTGGATGACTGTGCAATAGATTACCTTGAGCAGACCTCTATTGATAAGCTGGATAAAGATAATATTCTTGATTCTGAAGGGATTAAGAAAATAACCGAACTTACTGCAACACAGAATATTAAAGCCAATCAGGTTCGTCGTGATGAAGAAAAAACGATTACGAAGCAGAACGTAGAAGCCCGTGAAGCCATTCTGGAGCTTGAAAAACAGTTAGCAGAAAAACAGGAATCTCAAAAAAGAGAAGTTGCCAATATTAAAGCACGTGAGAATGCCGAAATTTTAAAAGTAGAAGAAGAAGAGCGTCTGAGATATGAGACTGTTCGTATTGCTACAGAAGAAAAGCTACAGATTGCAGAAGAAAATAAACTCCGTCAGGTAGTCATTGCCGCTAAAAATAAAGAACGTGCTGATCTTGTAGAAACGGAAAGAGTATTAAAAGACAAAGCTCTTGAAGCTACAGAAAGAGAAAGAATTGTCTCTCTGGCACAGATTGAAAAAGAAAAGGCAATAGAGCTGGAGAAGAAAAGTATTCAGGATGCGATCCGTGAGCGCCTGACGATGGAAAAAACAGTGGTAGAAGAGCAGCAGGGAATCAAAGATCTTGAAGCTTTCAAAACAGCAGATAGAAACAAGCAGGTAGAAATTACCATAGCCACTCAGGAAGCAGAGAAAAAACTGATTGAAGAAACAAGAGCCGCAGAGTCAAGAAGATTGGCCGCTGAAAAAGATGCACAGAAATATGTGATTGAAGCACAGGCAAAAAGAGATGCTGCTGAAAAAGAAGCTGAAGCACGTAAGATTATAGCAGATGCTAAGGCGAAAGAAGAAGCTACTGTAGGATTGTCTGAAGCGCAGGTAATGCATGCTAAAGCAGATGCTGCAGAAAGACAGGGTATTGCAGAAGCAAGTGTGATTGAGAAAAAAGCTGATGCCAATAAAAAAGAAGGGATTGCCCAGGCAGAAGTAATCAAAGAAAAAGCATTGGCAGAAGCAGCCGGAATCACTGAAAAAGCCGAAGCAATGAAGAAACTGAACGAAGCTGGAAAAGACCACGAAGAATTCCGTCTTCAGCTGGCAAAAGAAAAAGATGTGGAACTTGCGCAGATCGCTATCCAGAAAGATATCGCAGAAGCCCAGTCTATGGTATTGGCTGAAGCCTTCAAAACTGCAAAAATTGATATCGTAGGAGGTGACAATACCTTCTTTGATAATGTAATACGTCAGGTTTCTGCAGGAAAAGGATTAGACAAATTTATCGGCCACAGCGAAAATGCACAGCTTGTAAAAGAAAACCTTCTGGGCAATGGTGAAAACATCATTGGAAAAGTGATGGGAATGGTAGATAAATACAAAATCTCTTCAGAAGATATCAAAAATATGAGCATCGCATCTCTGATATTTAAATTGAACGGAGTAGCCAGTCAGCAGGAAAAAGGAATTCTGGAAAAAGCTATGGATATGGCCAGACACCTGGGAGTGGAGAACAAACCGGTGAATAACAATCACGTTTAA
- a CDS encoding DNA repair ATPase has protein sequence MSEQLNSGTYEIIQNRLNEQKNDLIQRLQQLNESRKNIFGGVDFSLIANERISTDHSCIAKDIYSLGNQLILGSNAHLGLQTEINISDVFSIYKINNNRFEPQDYALINDEVFIDEFKNLYKYYRNTFFARFTFTENYLYMVFQLSESTTDIKAFKWLIKENQLIYVDSRSASETSYPQQHAFVWTRATRDMQRSGKHPHISLADKVFVESIGGDITIKVEDNTDTGKGIYSEDVIHKDQNLDDAEIYFCDLDNLVLFKIKPYQETERYFIYNHKEKTVSRADALKYSGLLLPESQGVLFSNGYALQTGGLKVISQDQNRLYYLKTVIEPNGENFLYVFYDDKTNNYQLISYNIITQTIETPIRCSGFTFLDNGKLIYLRESIETTKNHLAQIWQTPFSKELLPNAEKTDSLLYKIGNKDIVRVMAESQELITLLSKKDSYSGLYSDIVKLATFILDTYYFLGEEEVEKLDQPLKEIRGIAHSAINEYEKVTEQRRNTEEALEKIKHACEKILDDTKRLHYSQLTEYIDALSQIRALRGEVTGGRELKYADAVLLDTLEKSLAERYTELSNACVDFLLQDQALLPYEERANKISEEIIALQKAVDAKIIEENINILSGQLELLVDIVNNLKIEDTSQSTQIIENISLIFARLNQERLELGKRKREISGKELASDFQAQITLFDQSVINFLELSQTPEKCDEYLTKLSIQLEEMETKFIDFEEFIQQIGNKREEVYGHFQNKRVQLTESRNKRTQTLFDAAQRILKSIQTKAESFDSENEINGYFASDLMVEKVRDFSRQLAELEDSAKSEEIQTLLKTSQQEAVRKLKDKKEIYIDGENIIALGDYKFAVNQQKLDLTLVLRNAQYYYHLTGTSFYEPLNFNTADEFKEVWNQEFVSENIKVKRFEYLAWNVFSSHKENATEQQNEKAVQEFTARHFGEGLVKGIHDQDAQTILTKLQQMYNELGLMRFTAQERSLGQLFWFFMENERKEYYNRQFEAAAIISQSFASKEGFEYLSRELANDMKAFVSAHAFFTEVDCINAALYLKQEDKENFLISEKAATLYGLFLKELKEKGKDLEFITQLQAMYQFPSACYYIAESALQAFDAEAERNVIQETAGFIITQKFDPKNIKRTSYEVILKELKSLEKDTEYHLNYFEFVSRLSHFNTVIVPKYKRLQELKYSWVDEKKKALKLDTFKPQILSSFVRNKLINDVYFPLIGANLSKQLGTAGSDKRTDRMGMLLLVSPPGYGKTTLMEYMAERMGLVFMKINGPSLGYDIVSTDPSEAKNAGARQELEKLNLALEMGDNVMLYLDDIQHCNPEFLQKFISLADGQRKIEGIYNGESKTYDLRSKRFCLVMAGNPYTENGEKFKIPDMLANRSDTYNLGEISGSKTDLFDLSLIENALMSNEYLTRLTHPGMENLYELYECVVTDNPADHLKGNFSSNEISDFRAVLKNTIKVRDMVLKVNKEYISSAAMSDDYRNEPSFKLQGSYRNMNKLITQIQPILKKDEVIQIVLNHYQNESQTLTTGAEANMLKLKELFGTLSEEETERWNEIKKTFLKNKTLKGLGENDRMSQIVALLAQFGDGLEGIKEALKRVE, from the coding sequence ATGTCAGAACAACTTAATTCAGGAACTTACGAGATTATTCAAAATCGTCTGAATGAGCAGAAGAATGACCTTATCCAAAGACTTCAGCAGCTTAATGAAAGCCGTAAAAATATATTTGGAGGCGTAGACTTCTCTCTTATTGCCAACGAAAGAATTTCCACAGACCACAGCTGTATTGCCAAGGATATTTATTCTCTGGGTAATCAACTTATATTGGGTTCTAATGCTCACCTTGGCCTTCAGACTGAAATTAATATCTCGGATGTTTTTTCAATATATAAAATCAATAACAACAGGTTTGAACCTCAGGACTATGCATTGATTAATGATGAGGTTTTCATTGATGAATTTAAAAACCTCTACAAATATTACAGAAACACCTTCTTTGCCAGATTTACCTTTACAGAAAACTATCTGTATATGGTTTTTCAGCTTTCAGAAAGTACCACCGATATCAAGGCATTCAAATGGCTCATTAAAGAAAATCAGCTCATCTATGTAGATTCCAGAAGCGCTTCAGAAACCTCATATCCCCAGCAGCATGCCTTCGTATGGACAAGAGCTACAAGAGATATGCAGCGCTCAGGAAAACATCCCCATATTTCTCTGGCAGATAAAGTCTTTGTAGAAAGTATAGGTGGAGATATAACCATTAAAGTAGAAGATAATACCGATACAGGAAAAGGAATTTATTCCGAAGATGTTATTCATAAAGATCAGAACCTGGATGATGCGGAAATCTACTTCTGCGATCTGGATAATCTGGTCTTGTTTAAAATAAAACCCTACCAGGAAACAGAACGCTATTTCATTTATAACCATAAAGAAAAGACTGTTTCCAGAGCTGATGCACTGAAATATTCAGGATTGCTGCTGCCGGAAAGTCAGGGAGTATTATTCTCCAACGGATATGCTCTGCAGACGGGTGGCTTGAAAGTTATTTCTCAAGATCAGAACAGGCTCTACTACTTGAAAACAGTTATAGAGCCGAATGGTGAGAATTTTTTATACGTTTTCTATGATGATAAAACGAACAATTATCAGCTGATTTCCTATAATATTATTACTCAGACCATAGAAACACCGATTCGGTGCAGTGGGTTTACCTTTTTAGATAATGGTAAGCTGATCTACCTTCGTGAGAGTATTGAAACAACGAAAAACCACCTTGCCCAGATCTGGCAGACCCCTTTTTCCAAAGAATTGCTGCCTAATGCTGAAAAAACAGACAGCTTACTTTATAAAATAGGGAACAAAGATATTGTAAGGGTGATGGCTGAAAGCCAGGAGCTTATAACGCTGTTGAGTAAAAAAGATTCTTACAGCGGGCTGTATAGTGATATTGTAAAGCTTGCCACCTTTATCCTCGATACTTATTACTTTCTGGGTGAAGAAGAAGTTGAGAAGCTGGATCAGCCATTGAAGGAGATAAGAGGGATTGCCCATTCTGCGATCAATGAATATGAAAAGGTTACTGAACAGAGAAGAAATACAGAAGAAGCCTTAGAAAAAATCAAACATGCCTGTGAGAAAATCCTGGATGATACGAAAAGGCTTCATTATTCTCAGCTTACGGAATATATTGATGCCCTTTCGCAGATCAGAGCTTTAAGAGGAGAAGTTACAGGAGGCAGAGAGCTTAAATATGCTGATGCTGTATTGCTGGATACACTGGAAAAATCCCTTGCAGAGCGCTATACAGAACTTTCGAATGCCTGTGTAGATTTTCTTTTGCAGGATCAGGCGCTGCTTCCTTATGAAGAAAGAGCAAACAAAATATCAGAAGAGATCATTGCTTTGCAAAAAGCAGTTGATGCGAAAATCATTGAGGAGAATATTAATATATTGTCCGGGCAGCTGGAGCTGTTAGTAGATATTGTTAATAATCTTAAAATAGAGGATACTTCCCAGTCTACCCAGATCATTGAAAACATTTCCCTGATCTTTGCGAGGCTTAATCAGGAAAGACTTGAGCTTGGCAAAAGGAAAAGAGAGATCTCCGGAAAAGAACTCGCCTCAGATTTTCAGGCACAGATCACCTTATTCGATCAGTCTGTTATCAATTTCCTGGAACTTTCCCAGACCCCTGAGAAGTGTGATGAATACCTCACCAAACTTTCCATTCAGTTGGAAGAAATGGAAACAAAATTTATCGATTTCGAAGAATTTATCCAACAGATTGGGAATAAAAGAGAAGAGGTTTACGGGCATTTTCAGAATAAGAGAGTACAGCTTACAGAATCAAGAAACAAAAGAACCCAGACTCTTTTTGATGCTGCACAGAGAATCTTGAAATCCATACAGACCAAAGCAGAATCTTTTGACTCTGAAAATGAGATCAATGGCTATTTTGCATCGGATCTGATGGTAGAAAAAGTAAGAGACTTTTCAAGACAGCTTGCAGAACTTGAAGATTCTGCCAAATCTGAAGAAATTCAGACCCTTCTTAAAACTTCCCAGCAGGAAGCCGTAAGAAAACTAAAAGATAAAAAAGAGATCTATATTGATGGGGAAAACATCATTGCTTTAGGAGATTATAAATTTGCTGTCAATCAGCAGAAGCTGGATCTTACCCTTGTGCTGAGAAATGCACAGTATTATTATCATCTTACAGGAACAAGCTTCTATGAACCTTTGAACTTCAATACAGCAGACGAGTTCAAAGAAGTCTGGAATCAGGAGTTTGTTTCAGAAAACATAAAGGTGAAAAGGTTTGAATACCTCGCCTGGAATGTTTTTTCATCTCATAAAGAAAATGCTACAGAACAGCAGAACGAAAAGGCTGTACAGGAATTTACCGCAAGGCATTTTGGAGAAGGACTTGTAAAGGGAATTCATGATCAGGATGCACAGACTATTTTAACAAAGCTTCAGCAAATGTACAATGAGCTTGGACTGATGAGGTTTACAGCACAAGAAAGGTCATTGGGACAGCTTTTCTGGTTCTTTATGGAGAATGAAAGAAAAGAATATTATAACAGACAGTTTGAAGCTGCTGCTATTATTTCCCAATCGTTTGCTTCGAAAGAAGGATTTGAATATTTAAGCAGGGAATTGGCAAACGATATGAAGGCTTTTGTATCGGCACATGCTTTTTTTACCGAAGTAGATTGTATCAATGCTGCTCTATATCTGAAACAGGAGGACAAAGAAAACTTCCTGATTTCAGAAAAAGCGGCCACTTTATATGGTTTATTTTTGAAAGAGCTGAAAGAAAAAGGTAAAGATCTTGAATTTATTACCCAGTTGCAAGCTATGTATCAATTTCCTTCTGCGTGCTATTATATTGCTGAAAGTGCATTACAGGCATTTGACGCTGAAGCTGAAAGGAATGTCATACAGGAAACTGCAGGATTTATTATTACCCAGAAGTTTGATCCCAAAAATATCAAACGAACCTCTTATGAAGTGATACTAAAAGAATTGAAATCACTTGAAAAGGACACAGAATACCATCTTAACTATTTCGAATTTGTATCAAGGCTGAGTCATTTTAATACCGTTATAGTTCCAAAATATAAACGTCTTCAGGAATTGAAATACAGCTGGGTAGACGAAAAGAAAAAAGCATTGAAGCTGGATACTTTCAAGCCGCAGATATTAAGTTCGTTTGTCCGAAACAAACTGATCAATGATGTTTACTTTCCTTTAATAGGGGCTAATCTTTCAAAACAGCTGGGAACAGCGGGTTCAGATAAAAGAACAGACAGGATGGGAATGCTTCTTCTGGTATCTCCTCCGGGATATGGAAAAACTACCTTGATGGAGTATATGGCTGAACGTATGGGGCTGGTTTTCATGAAGATCAACGGCCCTTCACTAGGGTATGATATTGTTTCCACAGATCCTTCAGAAGCTAAAAATGCAGGGGCGAGACAGGAACTTGAAAAATTGAACCTCGCACTGGAAATGGGCGACAATGTAATGCTGTACCTGGATGATATTCAGCATTGTAACCCGGAATTCCTCCAGAAATTCATATCTCTTGCCGACGGGCAGAGAAAAATAGAGGGAATTTACAATGGAGAAAGTAAAACCTATGATTTACGTTCCAAAAGATTCTGTCTGGTGATGGCTGGAAATCCTTACACAGAAAACGGAGAAAAGTTTAAAATACCGGATATGCTGGCTAACCGTTCAGATACTTATAATCTGGGAGAGATATCAGGATCAAAAACCGACCTTTTTGACCTGAGTCTTATCGAGAATGCCCTGATGTCTAATGAGTATCTGACCAGACTGACCCACCCGGGAATGGAAAATCTATATGAACTCTATGAGTGTGTTGTAACAGATAATCCGGCAGATCATCTGAAGGGGAATTTCAGTTCAAACGAAATATCAGACTTCAGAGCAGTATTGAAAAATACCATTAAAGTAAGAGATATGGTTTTGAAGGTGAATAAAGAATATATTTCTTCCGCAGCGATGTCCGATGATTATAGAAATGAACCATCATTCAAGCTGCAGGGGTCTTACCGTAATATGAATAAACTTATCACACAGATTCAGCCTATTCTGAAAAAAGATGAGGTAATACAGATTGTATTAAACCATTACCAGAATGAGTCTCAAACCCTTACAACGGGAGCCGAGGCGAATATGCTGAAGCTTAAAGAGCTCTTTGGTACACTTTCCGAAGAAGAAACAGAACGCTGGAATGAAATCAAGAAAACATTTCTGAAAAATAAAACCTTAAAAGGTTTAGGAGAAAATGACAGAATGTCTCAGATTGTAGCTTTACTTGCACAGTTCGGTGATGGGCTGGAAGGTATTAAAGAAGCTTTAAAAAGAGTAGAATAA
- a CDS encoding PspA/IM30 family protein, with translation MNIFKRLLTIGKAEVHSVIDNFEDPINLTEQGIREMKEQLSKSIEALAQLKALAIRKKNEAETEEQTADDYYNKAIVIIQKAEKGEVESQEADRLAKEALKRQTASQERTSELRKEHEKLHGECEKMQGNINQLKSGITKWENELKTLKARVQVSEATKDINQQMTQMDTGSAVSMLEKLKDRVVQQEALAEAYSDLSKSGKSIDEEIDAIVNNNDSAAEEALNRLKETLKKG, from the coding sequence GACAACTTTGAGGACCCCATCAATTTAACAGAACAGGGAATCCGTGAAATGAAAGAACAGCTTTCAAAAAGCATTGAAGCCCTTGCTCAGCTTAAAGCATTGGCCATTCGTAAAAAGAATGAAGCCGAAACAGAAGAGCAAACCGCTGATGACTATTACAATAAGGCCATTGTAATCATTCAGAAAGCAGAAAAAGGTGAGGTAGAATCTCAGGAAGCAGACCGCCTTGCCAAAGAAGCGCTGAAAAGGCAGACGGCTTCACAGGAAAGAACCTCTGAACTGCGAAAAGAACACGAAAAACTTCATGGCGAATGTGAAAAGATGCAGGGAAACATTAATCAACTGAAATCAGGCATTACCAAATGGGAAAATGAGCTGAAAACCCTTAAGGCAAGAGTTCAGGTGAGCGAAGCAACGAAAGATATCAATCAGCAAATGACCCAGATGGATACCGGAAGCGCAGTGAGCATGCTTGAGAAACTAAAAGATAGAGTTGTACAACAGGAAGCCTTAGCGGAAGCCTATTCTGATCTTTCAAAATCAGGAAAGAGTATTGATGAAGAGATAGATGCCATTGTAAACAACAACGACTCCGCAGCTGAAGAAGCTTTAAACAGATTAAAAGAAACACTTAAAAAAGGCTAA